A section of the Roseivirga sp. BDSF3-8 genome encodes:
- a CDS encoding ATP-binding protein — protein sequence MSAKFKYKVPCRKDKLCEIRSFVSEVLAKYNVSEVEVNKLVLAVDEVCANLMIHSHQCNPNEHLELFIRVNKDNDFIFEITDKGIGFNLAEYKEPSLQEVVRKKKKGGIGLMLVRRIMDDIQFESKRNQNTCRLFKKL from the coding sequence TTGTCGGCTAAGTTTAAATATAAAGTACCCTGCCGCAAGGATAAGCTGTGCGAAATCCGGTCTTTTGTATCGGAAGTACTGGCTAAATACAACGTCAGCGAAGTGGAAGTAAACAAACTTGTGCTGGCGGTGGATGAGGTATGCGCCAACCTGATGATCCATTCACACCAATGTAATCCCAACGAACATCTTGAACTGTTCATCCGCGTGAACAAGGACAATGACTTTATTTTTGAAATCACCGATAAGGGAATAGGCTTTAATCTTGCAGAATATAAGGAGCCCAGCCTTCAGGAAGTGGTTCGGAAAAAGAAGAAAGGAGGCATTGGCCTGATGCTGGTAAGGCGTATTATGGACGACATCCAGTTCGAGAGCAAACGCAACCAAAACACCTGCCGTCTCTTCAAAAAGCTCTGA
- a CDS encoding DUF58 domain-containing protein yields the protein MISFLRTSYTSNRFYLVGGALAGLFLLGHFFAPLLYIGRVLLLVYLVLIVLDLLMIYSLKNGVEAVRVAPDKLSNGDDNSIRIELHNYYSFRVTGGIVDEIPHQFQKRDVNFSYSIKAGEEKEIRYTLHPVKRGVYSFGAVNVFASGPVGFFRRRYRYDYGKEVAVYPSYIQMRKYELLAISNQLVDSGIKKIRRIGHNMEFEQIKDYVPGDDFRTINWKATARRSQLMVNNYTDERSQHIYAVIDKGRLMKSPFKGMTLLDYAINASLAITNIAIKKDDKAGLVTYESTVDQIIPASKRNVQMKLINEALYHQETSFMESDLGRVTVQLLRKLNQRSLLLFFTNFESIVSMERQLSHLRRLAHSHLVVCIFFENTELTGLLNSTPKNLEQVYIKTIGEKFVLEKKQIVKELNKIGVHAVLTPPENLTVQTVNKYLELKARGLI from the coding sequence GTGATCAGTTTTTTAAGGACATCGTACACTTCTAACCGCTTTTACCTTGTAGGAGGAGCCCTTGCCGGACTGTTCCTGCTGGGCCATTTCTTTGCGCCCTTGCTCTACATAGGCAGGGTGTTGCTGCTTGTTTATCTCGTGCTTATAGTACTGGATTTGCTTATGATTTATTCCTTGAAGAATGGTGTCGAAGCAGTGCGAGTAGCCCCCGATAAGCTCAGTAACGGTGATGATAATTCTATCCGCATAGAGCTTCATAACTATTATTCATTCAGGGTTACAGGAGGTATTGTCGATGAGATCCCCCACCAGTTTCAGAAGCGGGATGTAAACTTTAGCTACAGTATCAAGGCGGGTGAAGAAAAAGAAATTCGGTATACCCTGCATCCCGTGAAAAGAGGCGTGTATAGCTTCGGAGCTGTTAACGTTTTTGCCTCCGGCCCGGTTGGTTTTTTCCGGCGCAGGTACCGCTACGATTATGGCAAAGAAGTAGCCGTATATCCCTCCTATATACAAATGCGGAAGTATGAGTTGCTGGCTATATCCAATCAACTGGTGGATTCAGGCATAAAAAAAATCCGCCGGATTGGCCATAACATGGAATTTGAGCAGATCAAAGACTATGTCCCTGGTGATGATTTCCGCACTATTAACTGGAAGGCCACCGCGAGGCGTAGTCAGCTCATGGTTAATAACTATACCGATGAGCGATCACAGCATATTTATGCTGTAATAGATAAGGGGAGGTTAATGAAAAGCCCCTTCAAAGGCATGACCCTCCTGGACTACGCTATTAATGCCAGCCTGGCCATCACAAATATTGCCATCAAAAAAGATGATAAGGCAGGCCTGGTGACTTATGAATCAACGGTAGACCAGATCATTCCCGCCAGTAAGCGTAATGTCCAGATGAAGCTTATTAACGAAGCCTTGTATCATCAGGAAACCAGCTTTATGGAATCGGATCTGGGAAGAGTAACTGTTCAGCTTCTACGAAAACTTAACCAGAGAAGCCTGTTGCTATTCTTTACCAACTTTGAGAGCATTGTTTCCATGGAGAGGCAGCTGTCTCACCTTCGGCGGCTAGCCCACTCCCATCTTGTGGTTTGCATCTTTTTTGAAAACACAGAACTGACCGGCTTGCTCAATAGTACCCCCAAGAATCTGGAGCAAGTGTACATCAAGACAATTGGCGAGAAATTTGTACTGGAAAAGAAGCAAATAGTAAAAGAACTAAATAAAATAGGCGTTCATGCCGTATTAACACCTCCGGAAAACCTGACTGTTCAAACTGTAAACAAGTATCTGGAGTTAAAGGCGAGAGGTCTTATTTAA
- a CDS encoding GAF domain-containing SpoIIE family protein phosphatase codes for MLSARHIRRISLLLAVTSWLGLLITGLFSQFSAINNIDSGINKSLPIILLDLFIVLLFIYYRFRIGKAESVNFIDLLWRVFVTGLVATVVSLFIQFFFFMMGNSKLASNALLIDFFYHINLGLTLAFLLSTFVVWKRLILYQKNRWLLTAWNAFEYLLLGSLVVDFFNLQLFESVSLFIIVPLLILGFVLSVNLKWIAYLNFKQKWKAILLILLVILYLWYFLKNLLEYSTSYHFTIEPTTSVFMLSLVIFILAYAIFSLLVILFNLPTSSVFEKKLEEVINFQRLSKTVTREQQEESVYEILLDSAASSVLANAAWLEVYGAEGRKNNTYYTRDLSKNEIPEIIGYINKASVKKVLDRESSDDPENVRLSANLRHPDYKSILVYPLFVQSEQVGTLVLLQDVKDGFNKEMIDIINAFCNQASISLENFRLLGEALENERYREALKIAKKVQRSLLPHSVLEEESLSMVSFSEAADEVGGDYYDFFRINDHKLAVIIGDVSGKGTSAAFHMSQMKGVFHSLVDVEDSPADFIIQANAALSRCLDKSSFITASYFLINTNTRTVEFVRAGHCPTLYYSKETQSACYYADSGLGLGILRNSEYSRYVQTNTVTYQPGDVMFLYTDGIVEARNKEGEEYGYERLKNLIQKEATGKPKDISDKVLEDLYLFSGEARLDDDYTALVIKFL; via the coding sequence ATGCTGTCAGCCAGACATATCAGAAGAATCAGTCTGCTTCTTGCCGTAACCTCCTGGCTGGGGCTACTCATAACCGGCCTCTTTTCCCAGTTCAGTGCTATCAATAACATTGATTCCGGCATTAATAAGAGCCTGCCAATCATTCTTCTCGATCTCTTCATTGTACTGCTTTTCATTTATTACCGGTTCAGGATTGGTAAGGCGGAAAGTGTTAATTTCATCGATCTGCTTTGGCGGGTATTTGTTACCGGCCTTGTGGCCACTGTGGTCTCCCTCTTCATACAGTTCTTTTTCTTTATGATGGGCAACAGTAAGCTTGCCAGTAATGCCCTGCTCATAGATTTTTTCTACCATATAAATCTTGGTCTTACTCTCGCCTTCCTGCTTTCCACCTTTGTGGTATGGAAGCGCCTTATTCTATATCAGAAGAACCGGTGGCTACTTACTGCCTGGAATGCCTTCGAATACCTGCTTTTAGGTAGCTTAGTTGTCGATTTTTTTAACCTGCAGCTATTCGAGTCGGTCTCATTATTTATTATAGTCCCTCTGCTTATTCTGGGTTTTGTACTCAGTGTAAATCTTAAGTGGATAGCCTATTTGAATTTTAAGCAGAAGTGGAAAGCCATATTACTCATCTTATTGGTCATCCTCTATTTATGGTACTTCCTTAAAAATCTGCTTGAGTACAGCACCAGTTATCACTTTACTATAGAGCCTACCACCAGTGTATTCATGCTTTCGCTGGTCATTTTTATACTGGCTTATGCTATTTTTTCACTCTTGGTTATACTCTTTAACCTGCCCACATCTTCTGTATTTGAGAAAAAACTTGAGGAAGTCATCAACTTCCAGCGGCTTAGTAAAACAGTAACCCGTGAGCAACAGGAAGAAAGTGTATACGAGATATTGCTTGACAGTGCCGCCAGCTCCGTGCTTGCAAATGCAGCCTGGCTTGAAGTATACGGCGCTGAAGGTCGAAAAAATAACACCTACTATACCCGCGACCTGAGTAAGAATGAAATCCCTGAGATTATAGGGTATATAAATAAGGCCAGCGTGAAGAAGGTGCTCGATAGGGAGTCCTCTGACGATCCTGAAAATGTACGCCTGTCTGCTAACCTACGCCACCCGGATTATAAGTCCATACTGGTATATCCCCTCTTTGTGCAAAGTGAGCAGGTAGGCACCCTCGTCCTCCTGCAGGATGTGAAAGATGGATTTAACAAGGAGATGATTGATATCATCAATGCCTTTTGTAATCAGGCCAGTATATCCCTTGAAAACTTCCGTCTGCTCGGTGAGGCCCTGGAGAACGAACGATACCGGGAGGCCCTTAAAATTGCTAAAAAAGTCCAGAGAAGCCTTCTGCCTCATTCCGTATTAGAGGAAGAAAGCCTTAGTATGGTTTCCTTTTCCGAGGCAGCAGATGAGGTAGGAGGTGACTATTATGACTTTTTCAGAATAAATGATCATAAGCTAGCGGTCATTATCGGTGACGTTAGCGGTAAGGGTACCTCTGCGGCATTTCATATGTCTCAGATGAAGGGGGTCTTCCATAGCCTCGTAGATGTGGAAGACTCACCTGCTGACTTTATCATCCAGGCAAATGCCGCCCTCAGCCGCTGCCTTGATAAGAGCAGCTTCATTACTGCTTCCTATTTCCTGATTAATACTAATACCCGTACTGTTGAGTTTGTCAGGGCAGGTCATTGTCCTACACTTTACTATAGCAAAGAAACGCAATCAGCATGCTATTATGCCGATAGTGGGCTGGGGCTCGGAATTTTAAGAAACTCTGAGTACAGCCGCTACGTACAAACCAACACGGTAACCTATCAGCCTGGCGATGTTATGTTTCTGTATACCGATGGTATTGTGGAGGCCAGAAATAAGGAGGGTGAGGAATACGGATATGAGAGGCTGAAAAATTTGATTCAGAAAGAGGCTACCGGAAAACCTAAAGATATCTCCGATAAAGTGTTAGAAGACCTCTATTTATTTAGCGGAGAGGCCAGACTTGACGATGATTACACCGCACTGGTTATAAAATTTTTATAA
- a CDS encoding DUF4350 domain-containing protein yields MKNHRYLIWMGLIIGGFIAFTYALPQKQDWRKTFKTDHKIPFGTYVFYDLVDDILEPDTLIHTRGSISQVFNEMTQDDPVAMILISKEFVTTGLENEEILRRARKGNHFFISAELFRGGLLDSLGISENIFMNIDIWEGEESDNPTPASVMRNGRLDVISTHPGMQGEFSFREQQTPTLFRLDSTANVNVWATSNLDEYAVLVNCPVGKGSITLSASPLALTNYNILKEDNHKFASLALAGLPSSATVVYNTHYLMGGSQANTSMLRYVKDRVSLRYTWYLALILLILFAFFNSKRRQRIIPVMEPPKNTSLEFTETIGRLYYQRRDHANLALKKTEFLLDYIRTKYYLDTSRLDAAFEDRLQKKSGKPKSEIKALVAEVNRFRNTLVIDQGGLLSLNNKIERFYN; encoded by the coding sequence ATGAAAAACCACCGTTATCTCATATGGATGGGCCTTATCATCGGCGGGTTTATAGCATTTACCTATGCTCTGCCGCAAAAACAGGACTGGCGTAAGACCTTCAAAACTGATCATAAGATACCCTTTGGTACCTATGTTTTTTATGATCTGGTCGATGATATTCTCGAGCCCGACACGCTCATACACACCCGGGGATCTATAAGTCAGGTATTTAACGAAATGACTCAGGATGACCCTGTGGCAATGATTTTAATTTCTAAAGAGTTCGTTACTACCGGGCTGGAAAATGAGGAAATCCTAAGGCGTGCCAGGAAGGGGAATCACTTTTTTATTTCAGCCGAATTGTTCCGGGGTGGTCTTTTAGATAGCCTTGGCATTTCTGAAAATATCTTTATGAACATTGATATTTGGGAAGGGGAGGAGAGTGATAACCCAACACCGGCCAGTGTTATGCGAAATGGTCGCCTGGATGTTATTTCTACCCATCCGGGTATGCAAGGAGAGTTCTCCTTCAGGGAGCAGCAAACCCCTACCTTATTCCGCCTGGATAGCACTGCTAATGTAAATGTATGGGCCACTTCTAATCTCGATGAATACGCAGTTCTGGTAAATTGCCCTGTGGGTAAAGGATCAATTACCCTTTCAGCCAGCCCATTGGCCCTTACTAACTACAATATTCTAAAGGAGGACAACCATAAGTTTGCCTCACTTGCTCTGGCAGGATTACCCTCATCAGCCACGGTAGTGTACAATACGCACTACCTCATGGGAGGCTCACAGGCAAATACGAGTATGCTGCGCTATGTTAAAGATCGGGTTTCCCTCCGGTACACATGGTATCTGGCATTGATCCTGCTTATTCTCTTCGCATTCTTTAATTCCAAACGCAGGCAGAGGATAATTCCGGTTATGGAGCCACCCAAAAACACCAGTCTTGAATTTACAGAGACCATAGGGAGGCTCTATTACCAGCGAAGAGACCACGCCAACCTGGCATTAAAAAAGACCGAGTTTCTATTGGACTACATTCGGACAAAGTACTACTTGGATACCTCCAGGCTGGATGCTGCTTTTGAGGACAGGCTTCAGAAGAAAAGTGGTAAGCCTAAGAGTGAGATCAAAGCGCTGGTTGCCGAAGTAAACAGATTCAGAAATACCTTAGTGATAGATCAGGGGGGCTTGCTCTCTCTTAACAACAAGATCGAAAGATTCTATAACTAG
- a CDS encoding stage II sporulation protein M, translating to MRESAFVKQNLDRWQASEKLIEDKQAIHPDKVAELYIKLTDDLAFAKSHFPKAKTTSYLNELTSRFHHNIYRNKKEKGSRFITFWKYEVPLAFAESYKEVLYSFLFFAAGTLIGVLSTLGDESFIRVILGDVYVDHTLENISNGDPLGIYGESGQVSMFFSITINNIAVSFNAFVRGIIFTVGAVYIIFSNGIMLGAFFTMFFQHGLLSDSLLVVLLHGTIELSAIVLAGGAGIVLGNSLLFPGTYSRVVSLKKGAKKGLKMIVGLIPFFIIAGFIESFITRYTHWHWAGKLSIIIISLFILIYYFFVLPYNLKNRKDAGETQD from the coding sequence ATGCGAGAATCGGCATTTGTAAAGCAAAATCTCGATCGATGGCAGGCCTCTGAAAAGTTGATAGAAGATAAGCAGGCCATACACCCTGATAAGGTGGCCGAACTCTATATCAAACTAACTGACGATCTTGCCTTTGCAAAATCTCACTTTCCTAAGGCTAAGACTACCTCCTACCTTAACGAACTTACCTCCAGGTTCCATCATAATATCTATCGTAATAAAAAAGAAAAGGGGAGTAGGTTTATCACTTTTTGGAAGTATGAAGTTCCTCTCGCTTTTGCCGAATCGTATAAAGAAGTATTGTACAGCTTCCTGTTTTTTGCAGCAGGCACATTAATCGGGGTGCTCAGTACACTAGGAGATGAGTCCTTTATCAGGGTTATACTAGGAGACGTATACGTAGATCATACCCTGGAGAATATCAGTAACGGCGACCCTCTGGGAATTTATGGTGAAAGCGGCCAGGTCAGCATGTTTTTCTCAATTACCATCAATAATATAGCCGTCAGTTTTAATGCCTTTGTACGGGGGATTATTTTCACAGTAGGAGCCGTTTACATAATTTTCAGTAATGGCATAATGCTTGGAGCCTTTTTTACTATGTTTTTTCAGCATGGTTTGCTGAGCGATAGCCTCTTAGTCGTGCTTTTACATGGTACTATAGAGCTTTCAGCAATTGTACTGGCGGGTGGTGCAGGTATCGTTTTGGGTAACAGCCTACTATTTCCCGGAACTTACTCCCGGGTGGTTTCTCTAAAAAAAGGGGCTAAAAAGGGCCTGAAAATGATTGTAGGATTAATTCCCTTCTTCATCATAGCAGGGTTTATAGAGTCCTTTATCACCCGTTATACCCACTGGCATTGGGCAGGTAAGCTATCCATCATAATTATCTCGCTATTTATTCTCATTTATTATTTCTTTGTTCTCCCTTATAACCTAAAGAACAGAAAAGATGCAGGAGAGACCCAGGATTAA
- a CDS encoding DUF4129 domain-containing protein, with amino-acid sequence MRLHRILWLAMLIIPMVASFASGQTAGATATEVSAIQTLPDEALETYRNDPDFIYEENASVEGLSLMDIILLKIAEWFAGAAEIAFGGGIGTIIFTLIIVALIVFIISKMFGFDLGFFYRGGKKSSAITYKVEDENIHEIDFASEIEAAMKNGHYRKVIRLIYLHMLKELSDKERINWKPHKTNADYLREMRVDPLASDFETLNYYFVYSWYGDFDVNLAQVERVRSVFDHMKKSLA; translated from the coding sequence TTGAGACTCCATCGGATACTATGGCTGGCTATGCTGATAATCCCTATGGTTGCCTCTTTTGCCTCCGGACAAACTGCTGGAGCCACAGCCACTGAGGTTTCTGCTATTCAAACCCTGCCTGATGAAGCTCTCGAGACCTACCGAAATGATCCGGACTTCATCTATGAAGAAAACGCAAGCGTAGAAGGCCTCTCGCTGATGGATATTATTCTGCTAAAGATTGCAGAGTGGTTTGCGGGTGCCGCTGAGATTGCCTTTGGCGGTGGTATCGGGACTATTATTTTCACCCTGATAATTGTCGCGCTCATTGTTTTCATCATTTCCAAAATGTTTGGATTCGACCTTGGGTTCTTCTACCGGGGTGGTAAAAAATCTTCTGCCATTACCTACAAGGTGGAAGATGAGAATATTCACGAGATCGATTTTGCTTCTGAGATAGAGGCTGCCATGAAAAATGGCCATTACAGGAAAGTGATAAGGCTCATTTATCTGCATATGCTAAAAGAACTCAGCGATAAAGAGCGTATAAACTGGAAGCCACATAAAACCAATGCCGATTATTTGAGAGAAATGAGGGTAGATCCACTGGCATCCGATTTTGAAACCCTCAACTATTACTTTGTCTATAGCTGGTACGGTGACTTCGATGTTAACCTGGCCCAGGTGGAAAGGGTACGGTCTGTGTTTGATCATATGAAAAAATCGCTCGCATAA
- the guaB gene encoding IMP dehydrogenase, translated as MNHDTSFFIKEALTYDDVLLIPGYSEVLPRDTTTPTRLTRNINLNIPLVSAAMDTVTEADLAIAMALEGGLGFIHKNMSTERQADQVRKVKRSQSGMILDPITLNENAAVSDAVKIMKEHKIGGIPVTDAEGKLVGIVTNRDLRFQKDLGARVSSVMTSNNLITAKPGITLEEAEDILKQYKIEKLPIVDKEGRLSGLITYKDILKNIDRPNACKDKYGRLRVGAAVGVTPDLIERIEALKNAGVDVVSIDTAHGHSKGVIEAAKRVKAKFPDLELIVGNVATGDAAKALADAGADAVKVGVGPGSICTTRIIAGVGVPQLSAVIDCYLALKDTDVPIIADGGIRFSGDVVKALAGGASSVMIGSLLAGTEEAPGDIILLEGRKYKSYRGMGSLEAMDDGSKDRYFQDAEDDIKKLVPEGIVGRVPYKGLVSEVLYQLTGGLRAGMGYCGAATVDDLKQAKFVKITAAGVAESHPHDITITREAPNYSR; from the coding sequence ATGAACCACGACACTTCCTTTTTCATTAAAGAGGCGCTCACTTACGATGATGTCCTCTTAATTCCCGGTTATTCCGAAGTTCTACCCCGCGATACCACCACCCCCACGCGGCTAACTCGCAATATCAATCTCAATATTCCACTGGTATCTGCTGCTATGGATACAGTGACTGAGGCAGATCTTGCAATAGCCATGGCCCTTGAGGGTGGGTTGGGCTTTATTCATAAGAACATGAGCACCGAGCGTCAGGCCGATCAGGTTCGTAAGGTTAAGCGCTCGCAGAGTGGGATGATATTGGATCCCATTACGCTCAATGAAAATGCGGCTGTTTCTGATGCAGTCAAAATCATGAAAGAGCATAAGATCGGGGGAATCCCTGTTACTGATGCTGAGGGTAAACTGGTAGGTATCGTGACCAACCGAGATCTCCGGTTCCAGAAGGATCTTGGGGCACGCGTCTCTTCCGTTATGACCAGTAATAACCTCATTACGGCCAAGCCTGGCATAACCCTGGAGGAAGCAGAGGACATTCTTAAGCAATATAAAATAGAGAAACTGCCTATTGTAGATAAAGAGGGCAGGCTTTCCGGGCTTATTACTTACAAGGATATTCTCAAAAACATAGACAGGCCCAACGCCTGCAAGGACAAGTACGGGCGCCTGCGCGTGGGGGCTGCAGTAGGTGTGACCCCTGATCTCATAGAAAGAATTGAAGCCCTGAAAAACGCAGGTGTTGATGTGGTAAGCATTGACACAGCACATGGACATAGCAAAGGGGTAATAGAGGCAGCCAAACGTGTGAAAGCAAAATTTCCCGACCTTGAACTTATAGTAGGTAACGTGGCTACGGGTGATGCCGCCAAAGCCCTGGCTGATGCGGGTGCCGATGCCGTTAAGGTAGGAGTAGGGCCGGGAAGTATTTGTACCACCCGTATTATAGCCGGTGTAGGCGTACCCCAGCTCTCTGCCGTCATCGACTGTTACCTTGCACTTAAAGATACCGATGTGCCTATAATTGCCGATGGGGGTATTCGCTTTAGTGGTGATGTGGTAAAAGCCCTGGCCGGTGGTGCCAGCTCAGTAATGATCGGCTCACTCCTTGCAGGTACAGAAGAGGCCCCCGGAGACATTATTCTGCTGGAGGGACGTAAATATAAATCATACCGTGGTATGGGTTCTCTGGAGGCTATGGATGATGGCAGTAAGGACCGCTATTTCCAGGACGCCGAAGACGATATTAAGAAGCTTGTACCAGAGGGCATCGTAGGACGTGTTCCGTATAAAGGGCTCGTCTCAGAAGTGCTTTACCAGCTTACCGGAGGCCTGCGCGCCGGTATGGGATATTGTGGTGCTGCTACGGTTGATGACCTTAAGCAGGCAAAGTTTGTCAAGATCACCGCTGCAGGTGTGGCAGAGAGCCACCCTCACGATATTACCATTACCCGTGAGGCGCCTAACTATAGCCGCTAA
- a CDS encoding STAS domain-containing protein produces MVDIDTQAEGEIFFITVQGELDASSSIHLDTAIAEALESGYKKIAIGCSGLEYISSAGLGVFMSYIEDMKKEGKTMVIYGVNEKVKNVFQILGLDQLLTLVDTKEKAIEVVG; encoded by the coding sequence ATGGTGGATATTGATACTCAGGCAGAAGGAGAAATATTTTTTATTACCGTTCAGGGCGAACTGGATGCCAGTTCTTCTATTCACCTTGATACAGCCATTGCTGAGGCTCTTGAAAGTGGCTATAAAAAAATAGCCATAGGATGCTCCGGGCTGGAGTATATTTCCTCAGCAGGATTGGGGGTATTCATGTCCTACATTGAGGATATGAAAAAAGAAGGCAAAACAATGGTGATCTATGGCGTAAACGAAAAGGTTAAAAATGTTTTTCAAATTCTGGGCCTGGATCAATTACTTACGTTAGTAGATACCAAAGAGAAAGCAATAGAGGTTGTCGGCTAA
- a CDS encoding AAA family ATPase, with protein MENEIFDSRLDLSGLSEAVSRIRLEVGKVIVGQDQMVDLLLTALLADGHVLIEGVPGVAKTLTSKVLARILNVDFSRIQFTPDLMPSDILGTSVFNMKEGTFSYRKGPVFTNILLIDEINRSPAKTQAALFEVMEERQVTADGETLPFQEPFMVVATQNPIEQEGTYRLPEAQLDRFLFKIEVGYPDVDDEVSILKKFHTDTTGVKLDTLSKVLSGEEIVKYRQITREIHVSDEVFKYIASLVSDTRGHHDLYLGASPRASLAILAGAKAYAAISGRDFVTPEDVQFIAAPVLRHRLILTPEKEMEGDSVDKIIGRIIDKLEVPR; from the coding sequence ATGGAAAATGAGATATTCGATAGCCGGTTAGACCTTTCCGGTCTCAGTGAAGCTGTCAGTAGAATACGTCTGGAAGTAGGCAAGGTCATAGTAGGCCAGGACCAGATGGTAGATTTATTACTTACCGCCCTGCTGGCTGATGGACATGTACTTATCGAGGGGGTTCCCGGAGTAGCCAAAACCCTCACCAGTAAAGTGCTTGCACGTATTCTTAATGTGGACTTTAGCCGTATTCAGTTCACTCCTGATCTCATGCCTTCCGATATTCTTGGTACCAGCGTGTTCAATATGAAAGAGGGCACTTTCAGCTATCGCAAGGGGCCGGTATTTACCAATATCCTTCTCATTGATGAGATAAACCGCTCTCCTGCTAAAACCCAAGCTGCCCTATTTGAGGTAATGGAAGAGCGTCAGGTAACAGCTGATGGGGAAACACTCCCATTCCAGGAACCATTTATGGTAGTAGCTACCCAGAACCCCATCGAACAGGAAGGCACCTACAGACTGCCGGAAGCCCAACTGGATCGTTTCCTCTTTAAAATAGAGGTAGGTTACCCGGATGTAGATGATGAGGTAAGCATTCTTAAGAAATTCCACACCGATACCACCGGGGTAAAGCTGGATACGCTCAGTAAGGTATTGAGCGGTGAGGAAATAGTAAAGTACCGCCAGATCACCAGGGAGATCCACGTAAGCGACGAGGTTTTTAAATACATTGCCAGCCTTGTTTCCGATACCAGAGGACATCATGATCTTTACCTGGGCGCTTCGCCCAGAGCCTCCCTGGCTATACTTGCCGGTGCCAAAGCGTATGCCGCTATCAGTGGCCGTGATTTTGTCACGCCCGAAGATGTGCAATTCATAGCCGCACCCGTATTACGGCACCGTCTTATCCTAACTCCTGAAAAGGAAATGGAAGGGGACTCTGTAGATAAAATTATCGGTCGTATTATCGATAAACTGGAAGTGCCAAGGTGA